In the Lepidochelys kempii isolate rLepKem1 chromosome 3, rLepKem1.hap2, whole genome shotgun sequence genome, one interval contains:
- the CHRM3 gene encoding muscarinic acetylcholine receptor M3, with translation MFLAGLRRLCQKVTMILHNNTTVSPLFSNVSFFWNRDSQGTGLLEDATSVIGSYDFPQTTESFPFTTVETANRSLDGMNKDPLGGHTLWQVVLIAFLTGILALVTIIGNILVIVAFKVNKQLKTVNNYFLLSLACADLIIGVISMNLFTTYIIMDRWALGNLACDLWLSIDYVASNASVMNLLVISFDRYFSITRPLTYRAKRTTKRAGMMIGLAWVISFILWAPAILFWQYFVGKRTVPPDECYIQFLSEPVITFGTAIAAFYLPVTIMTILYWRIYKETEKRTKELAGLQASGSKAEAARFIRQTGSSRSCSSYELQQQSMKRSTRRKYGRCHFWLTTKSWKPSQDQGDQEHSSSDSWNNNDAAASLENSASSDEEDIATETRAIYSIVLKLPGHSTILNSTKLPSSEDLNGSGEDLQKSDMGSKERKPKRLHSQKTVEDGGNFHKSFPKLPVQPGSAVEAAKVSDGIPSVAKTSAALPLSFKEATLAKKFALKTRSQITKRKRMSLIKEKKAAQTLSAILFAFIITWTPYNIMVLVNTFCDSCIPKTFWNLGYWLCYINSTVNPMCYALCNKTFRTTFKMLLLCQCDKRKRRKQQYQQRQSVIFHKRIPQETS, from the coding sequence actATGTCAGAAAGTCACAATGATCCTGCACAATAACACTACAGTCTCCCCCTTGTTTTCAAATGTGAGCTTCTTCTGGAATAGAGATTCCCAGGGAACAGGGCTTCTTGAGGATGCAACATCAGTCATTGGCAGCTATGACTTCCCTCAGACAACTGAGAGTTTTCCCTTCACTACTGTGGAAACAGCCAATAGGTCACTAGATGGCATGAACAAAGATCCTCTGGGTGGACACACACTCTGGCAAGTAGTTCTGATTGCCTTCCTCACTGGCATCCTCGCACTGGTGACCATCATAGGAAACATCCTGGTGATTGTGGCATTTAAAGTTAACAAACAACTTAAAACAGTCAACAATTACTTCCTGCTGAGTCTTGCATGTGCAGATTTGATCATCGGTGTTATTTCAATGAACCTTTTCACCACGTATATCATCATGGACCGCTGGGCTTTGGGAAATTTGGCTTGTGATCTATGGCTCTCCATTGACTATGTAGCCAGCAACGCTTCTGTCATGAATCTCCTTGTCATAAGTTTTGACAGGTATTTTTCCATCACCAGGCCCCTTACATACAGAGCTAAACGAACAACCAAAAGGGCTGGAATGATGATAGGCTTAGCTTGGGTCATCTCGTTCATTCTTTGGGCCCCTGCCATCTTGTTTTGGCAGTATTTTGTTGGGAAAAGAACTGTGCCTCCTGATGAATGTTATATCCAGTTTCTAAGCGAACCTGTCATCACGTTTGGCACTGCCATAGCTGCCTTTTATTTGCCAGTCACCATTATGACTATTTTATACTGGAGGATCTACAAGGAGACAGAGAAACGCACCAAAGAGTTAGCGGGGCTACAGGCCTCGGGCAGCAAAGCTGAGGCAGCACGCTTCATTCGCCAGACTGGTAGCTCCAGAAGCTGCAGCAGCTatgagctgcagcagcagagtaTGAAGCGCTCCACCAGAAGGAAATATGGCCGATGCCACTTCTGGCTTACAACAAAGAGCTGGAAACCCAGCCAGGATCAGGGGGACCAGGAGCACAGCAGCAGCGACAGCTGGAACAACAATGATGCCGCTGCTTCTCTTGAAAACTCTGCCTCCTCTGATGAAGAAGACATTGCCACGGAGACGAGGGCCATTTATTCCATTGTGCTGAAGCTTCCTGGTCACAGCACCATCCTCAACTCCACTAAACTACCCTCATCTGAAGACTTGAATGGGTCAGGGGAGGACTTGCAGAAATCCGACATGGGGTCAAAGGAGAGGAAACCTAAAAGGTTGCACTCTCAGAAAACTGTGGAGGACGGAGGAAACTTTCACAAGAGCTTTCCTAAGCTTCCAGTTCAGCCAGGGTCAGCAGTAGAGGCAGCCAAGGTTTCCGACGGCATTCCGTCGGTGGCTAAGACGTCCGCAGCCCTGCCTTTATCCTTCAAGGAAGCAAccctggccaaaaagtttgccttgAAGACCAGAAGTCAGATCACCAAGCGAAAACGAATGTCACTTatcaaagaaaagaaagcagCACAGACGCTCAGTGCTATTTTGTTTGCCTTCATCATCACCTGGACACCATACAACATCATGGTTCTGGTGAACACCTTTTGTGATAGCTGTATCCCCAAAACATTTTGGAACCTGGGGTATTGGCTTTGTTACATCAATAGCACAGTGAACCCTATGTGCTACGCATTGTGTAACAAAACATTCAGAACCACTTTCAAGATGTTACTGCTGTGCCAGTGTGACAAACGGAAGCGACGCAAACAGCAGTATCAGCAGAGGCAGTCAGTCATTTTTCATAAGCGGATCCCCCAGGAGACTTCATAG